In the genome of Gadus chalcogrammus isolate NIFS_2021 chromosome 21, NIFS_Gcha_1.0, whole genome shotgun sequence, one region contains:
- the enpp5 gene encoding ectonucleotide pyrophosphatase/phosphodiesterase family member 5 → MRSCSLSGASCHLFCLWALLVGPVWLQNASHHRRKDHGGGDEGVVDKPKLLLLSFDGFRWDYVNRVPTPNFLALKREGVKVEVVENAYITKTFPDHYSLVTGLNAESHGIVANEMFDPALNRSFSMETDSIYDPLWWEQGVPLWLTNQRAGGRSGAAMWPGSDVKIHGEYPTRYLDYNASMPFEDRVRKLIEWFTAPEEQAVDFGVLYWEEPDESGHNLGPESSLMDVVIVDIDEKLGFLRNELKKARLYERLNLIVTSDHGMTQLFPDKIIELDQYVSRDWYTWVDKSPVVALLPKEGRLEEVYSSLLEANPHLNVYKKEDIPEYFHYRHNDRIMPILLEAEEGWTIVQNRSGTFMLGNHGYNNSLPNMHPVFLARGPAFRQNYVKHSMRSVDLYPLMCHILALRPLPNNGSLANVQDLLVVGPSQAPFAGPTGSPSSSSSGPPGGVTPAYSYAPTVGSLLGVVMVLGFLMVFVKQVTLKQLPTLPMQSREMSQPLLQEDLHL, encoded by the exons ATGCGGAGCTGCTCGCTGAGTGGAGCCTCCTGCCACCTGTTTTGCCTCTGGGCCCTCCTGGTAGGCCCTGTGTGGCTGCAAAACGCCAGTCATCACAGACGCAAGGACCACGGCGGCGGGGACGAGGGCGTGGTGGACAAGCCCAAGCTACTGCTCCTGTCCTTCGACGGCTTCCGCTGGGACTATGTGAACCGCGTGCCCACGCCCAACTTCCTCGCCCTGAAGCGGGAGGgcgtgaaggtggaggtggtggagaacgCCTACATCACCAAGACCTTCCCCGACCACTACAGCCTGGTCACGGGCCTGAACGCCGAGTCGCACGGCATCGTGGCCAACGAGATGTTCGACCCCGCGCTCAACCGCTCCTTCTCCATGGAGACGGACAGCATCTACGACCCGCTGTGGTGGGAGCAGGGAGTGCCGCTGTGGTTGACCAATCAGAGGGCGGGCGGCCGCAGCGGCGCGGCCATGTGGCCAGGGTCGGACGTGAAGATCCACGGGGAGTACCCCACGCGCTACCTCGACTACAACGCCTCGATGCCCTTCGAGGACCGCGTGAGGAAGCTCATAGAGTGGTTCACGGCGCCCGAAGAGCAGGCGGTTGACTTCGGGGTGCTCTACTGGGAGGAGCCGGACGAGAGCGGCCACAACCTGGGTCCCGAGAGCTCCCTGATGGACGTGGTGATCGTGGACATCGACGAGAAGCTGGGCTTCCTGCGCAACGAGCTGAAGAAGGCGCGCCTGTACGAGAGGCTGAACCTCATCGTGACCAGCGACCATGGCATGACCCAGCTGTTCCCAGACAAGATCATAGAGCTGGACCAGTACGTTAGCAGGGATTGGTACACCTGGGTGGACAAGAGCCCAGTGGTGGCGCTGCTGCCCAAAGAAG ggaggctggaggaggtgtACAGTTCCCTGCTGGAAGCCAACCCtcacctgaacgtgtacaagAAGGAGGACATCCCAGAATACTTCCACTACAGACACAATGACCGGATCATGCCTATTCtcctggaggcggaggagggctGGACCATCGTACAGAACCGGAGCGGGACCTTCATGT TGGGAAACCACGGCTACAACAACTCGTTACCCAACATGCACCCCGTGTTCctggcccggggccccgccTTCCGGCAGAACTACGTGAAGCACTCCATGCGCTCCGTCGACCTCTACCCCCTGATGTGTCACATCCTGGCCCTGCGGCCCCTGCCCAACAACGGCTCCCTGGCCAACGTCCAGGACCTCCTCGTGGTGGGGCCCTCCCAGGCCCCCTTCGCCGGCCCCACcggcagccccagcagcagcagcagtggcccACCCGGAGGGGTCACCCCGGCCTACTCCTACGCCCCCACGGTGGGCTCCCTGCTGGgcgtggtgatggtgctgggCTTCCTCATGGTGTTTGTCAAGCAGGTGACGCTAAAGCAGCTCCCCACGCTGCCCATGCAGAGCAGGGAGATGTCCCAGCCGCTGCTGCAGGAAGACCTCCACTTGTAA